The Palaemon carinicauda isolate YSFRI2023 chromosome 37, ASM3689809v2, whole genome shotgun sequence genome contains a region encoding:
- the LOC137629348 gene encoding uncharacterized protein yields MSTLSELTAIGEKLGLSGSDLAYFIKEQQEFERAKRAEQRDAEREQMEAEKAILAEKRALMEADKERLELEITLKSSKSDETSMSASVPAKFSDKWGTKLIPKFSESDVGKFFIAFEKVAHQLAWPKELWAVLVQSAFSGKAQVVYAALSAEDSGDYDIVKKMVLNAYQLIPEAYRQKFRSWRKMFNQTFVEWAGQKAVKFDEWLAAVEASTFAELRELVLLEDFKNNIPKDVRIHIEEFNIDNVNEAAKAADRFVLSHKHYGKKKTHWEAGVEKVEVIKGRESPSSPSRGARQARDIVCYKCAQSREEVKDGEADINLENCFQTKTQPKTTKDRQTLISAQKEDGELRSIYEEAEQLKEQDDLSEASYVLKNDVLYRLIRPVTASTDEEWKCQMVGKPNQKITKAPLIPIPAVEEPFTQIVIDIVGPLPKTKTGFQYMLTIMDRTTRFPEMVYGHNVRGPLDLLREHWEGGSGKMNSLYYISSFKEKLRSIWQWAQNNLSTSQAKMKTHYDRKSQVRNFEAGEQVLVLLPIPGQFRAQFVGPAVVKKKLNDVDYLVEIPGRRKKYQLCHINIMKKYFSRANTVKSVSAVVPKECNGQEVESKEYGWNGENSKILCNPDSLFKHLNAQEATDIKDLFKEHPSIFKDTPGLVRSLQHDVVLKPNAQPIRQAPYRLSPQKAEAVRKEVSYMLENDLISPSSSPWSSPVVLVKKENGQDRLCFDYRKVNDLTVADSFPLPRIEDCIDKIGNAKYISKLDLLKGYWQVPLTENAREISAFITPEGLFECKVMPFGMRNAASTFQRMMWMITNGLKGCVVYLDDIIIFSDNWKDHVDRIRALFRAIADAGLVVNLSKCEFGKAEVIYLGHHVGQGKVLPKEKNIEAVLAFPTPKTRKNVRQFVGLAGYYRRFVPSFSEIVTPLTNLLREKSRFLWDDTCQRAFDKLKGILSTYPILKSPDFQKGFKLMVDASDLGVGAVLLQDDSEVYWEESDGNGGTENEERETKAKVERLAGERVRVESERKGEAYVNSAKWRGRELAEWEEITVSQR; encoded by the exons ATGTCAACTTTAAGCGAGTTAACTGCCATTGGTGAGAAACTTGGATTGTCAGGATCTGACTTAGCATATTTCATAAAAGAGCAACAGGAGTTCGAACGCGCTAAACGAGCAGAGCAGAGAGACGCTGAAAGAGAGCAAATGGAAGCAGAAAAAGCAATATTGGCTGAAAAGAGAGCGCTTATGGAAGCTGATAAAGAAAGGCTTGAGTTAGAGATAACTTTAAAGTCTTCAAAGTCCGATGAAACTTCTATGAGTGCTTCTGTGCCAGCTAAGTTCAGTGATAAGTGGGGAACTAAGCTAATTCCTAAGTTTAGCGAGTCAGATGTCGGAAAATTTTTCATTGCTTTTGAGAAAGTAGCTCATCAGTTAGCTTGGCCCAAGGAACTCTGGGCTGTATTAGTGCAATCTGCATTCTCTGGTAAGGCACAAGTAGTTTATGCTGCGTTAAGTGCAGAAGATTCCGGTgattatgatattgtgaaaaaaatggttttaaatgcataccagctaatcccagaagcttaccggcagaaattcagatcctggcgtaaaatgtttaatcaaacattTGTAGAATGGGCAGGTCAGAAAGCAGTAAAATTTGACGAGTGGTTGGCTGCAGTGGAGGCAAGTACATTTGCCGAGTTACGAGAACTGGTTTTGTTGgaggattttaaaaataacattcccaAAGACGTACGCATCCATATTGAGgaatttaacattgataatgtGAATGAGGCAGCAAAGGCAGCAGACAGGTTTGTTTTGTCACACAAGCATTATGGTAAGAAGAAAACTCATTGGGAAGCAGGTGTGGAAAAGGTGGAAGTAATAAAGGGTAGAGAAAGTCCTTCATCGCCTTCGAGGGGTGCGAGGCAGGCCCGGGACATTgtttgttataagtgtg cccaatctagagaggaagtcaaagatGGAGAAGCTGACATAAATTTGGAAAACTGCTTCCAAACCAAAACTCAACCTAAGACAACGAAAG ATAGGCAAACCCTAATTAGTGCTCAAAAAGAAGATGGCGAATTGAGGAGTATATATGAAGAAGCAGAGCAGCTAAAGGAACAGGATGATTTAAGTGAAGCAAGTTATGTATTAAAGAATGATGTGTTATATAGATTAATTCGTCCAGTGACCGCATCTACTGATGAAGAGTGGAAG TGCCAAATGGTTGGAAAACCCAACCAGAAAATTACTAAAGCGCCTTTAATTCCAATCCCAGCTGTTGAAGAACCATTCACTCAAATTGTTATTGACattgtgggtcctttacccaaaaccAAAACAGGTTTTCAGTACATGTTAACAATAATGGACAGAACCACTAGATTTCCCGAG ATGGTCTATGGACACAATGTGAGAGGACCTCTTGATTTATTAAGGGAACATTGGGAAGGGGGTAGTGGTAAAATGAATTCACTTTATTATATTTCGTCTTTCAAAGAGAAATTAAGGAGCATTTGGCAATGGGCCCAAAATAATCTCTCTACTTCGCAGGCTAAAATGAAAACTCATTATGATAGAAAGTCTCAAGTAAGGAATTTTGAAGCAGGAGAACAAGTACTAGTGTTACTTCCTATTCCAGGTCAGTTCAGAGCTCAGTTTGTAGGTCCAGCAGTGGTTAAGAAGAAACTGAATGATGTTGATTATTTGGTGGAAATTCCAGGGAGGAGGAAAAAGTATCAGTTGTGTCATATtaacattatgaagaaatatttttccagaGCTAACACTGTTAAATCTGTTTCAGCTGTTGTACCTAAAGAATGTAATGGACAAGAAGTGGAAAGCAAAGAATATGGATGGAATGGCGAAAACTCTAAAATTTTGTGTAACCCAGATAGTTTGTTTAAACATCTGAATGCTCAGGAAGCTACTGATATTAAGGATTTATTCAAAGAACATCCGTCAATATTTAAGGACACTCCTGGTCTTGTGCGTAGTTTGCAACATGATGTGGTACTAAAGCCAAATGCCCAGCCAATTAGACAAGCCCCTTATAGGTTAAGTCCACAGAAAGCTGAAGCTGTGAGAAAGGAAGTCAGTTATATGTTGGAGAATGACTTGATATCACCAAGTagcagtccttggagttccccagttgtattagtgaaaaaggaaaatggacaaGACAGGTTGTGTTTTGACTACAGGAAAGTAAACGACTTAACAGTTGCTGACAGTTTCCCTCTGCCTCGCATAGAAGATTGCATAGATAAGATTGGTAATGCCAAGTATATTAGTAAGTTGGACCTTTTAAAAGGTTACTGGCAGGTTCCTCTGACTGAAAATGCACGAGAAATATCAGCATTTATAACTCCTGAAGGTTTATTCGAATGTAAAGTCATGCCCTTTGGCATGCGGAACGCAGCCAGtaccttccagagaatgatgtggatgatcacgaatggattgaagggttgtgtagtttatctggacgatataattattttcagtgacAACTGGAAAGACCATGTCGATAGAATCAGGGCCTTATTTCGTGCAATTGCTGACGCTGGTTTGGTAGTAAACCTTTCCAAATGCGAATTTGGAAAGGCTGAAGTTATCTACCTCGGACATCACGTCGGACAAGGTAAAGTATTACCCAAGGAAAAGAACATTGAAGCTGTACTAGCTTTTCCCACTCCAAAAACACGGAAAAATGTAAGGCAATTTGTTGGTCTCGCTGGTTACTATCGCAGGTTTGTCCCcagtttttctgaaatagtaactcctttaactaatcttttaagagAGAAATCTAGATTCTTGTGGGACGATACATGTCAACGAGCCTTTGATAAATTAAAGGGCATTTTAAGCACCTACCCTATTTTGAAATCACCTGACTTTCAGAAGGGGTTCAAGTTAATGGTGGATGCCAGCGATCTCGGAGTAGGAGCAGTGCTATTGCAAGACGATAGTGAAG